A genomic window from Candidatus Krumholzibacteriia bacterium includes:
- a CDS encoding nicotinate-nucleotide diphosphorylase (carboxylating) (catalyzes the formation of pyridine-2,3-dicarboxylate and 5-phospho-alpha-D-ribose 1-diphosphate from nictinate D-ribonucleotide), translating into MKDPWFEWPRKLRESSTTLLTLALEEDLGEEGDLTARYFSAGRGLIPLRLVAREAGVLAGMPLFLRCFRAVGEKLSGETLDPERGILGEGVEVREALSDGSHFEEGDVLARFLAPEAWAHPAERTALNFLQRLSGVATRSREVRDISVGPLPLDTRKTTPGFRLLEKYAVRTGGSGNHRMGLHDAIMVKDNHKEALGGIARVMDKLKELPDSIPVILEVDHLGELEVILEHELASRVKQVLLDNFDPRDAARALELREAAGGGPDFEISGGLRAEDLANPLYRGIEFASLGELTHQIHSLDLALEVDE; encoded by the coding sequence ATGAAGGATCCCTGGTTTGAGTGGCCTCGCAAGTTGCGGGAATCTTCGACAACTCTTCTCACCCTCGCTCTCGAAGAGGATCTTGGGGAGGAGGGCGATCTGACAGCCCGCTATTTCTCTGCGGGTCGAGGGTTGATTCCCCTGAGACTTGTGGCAAGAGAAGCGGGCGTTCTTGCGGGGATGCCCCTCTTCCTGCGTTGCTTTCGCGCGGTCGGAGAAAAACTGTCCGGGGAGACCCTGGACCCCGAGCGTGGCATTCTGGGCGAGGGAGTCGAAGTCCGCGAGGCTCTTTCTGATGGAAGCCACTTTGAAGAAGGAGATGTTCTCGCCCGTTTTCTGGCTCCGGAAGCCTGGGCGCATCCTGCAGAACGCACTGCATTGAACTTCTTGCAAAGGCTCTCCGGCGTGGCCACGCGCAGCCGGGAAGTTCGGGACATCAGCGTCGGCCCTCTTCCTCTGGACACCCGAAAGACCACCCCGGGATTTCGCCTTCTGGAAAAATACGCAGTTCGAACCGGAGGCTCCGGAAACCATCGCATGGGTCTGCACGATGCCATCATGGTGAAGGATAACCACAAGGAGGCTCTGGGTGGCATTGCCCGTGTGATGGACAAACTGAAGGAGCTTCCCGATTCGATTCCCGTCATTCTGGAAGTGGATCATCTCGGGGAGTTGGAAGTGATTCTGGAGCACGAACTGGCCTCTCGCGTAAAGCAGGTTCTTCTGGATAACTTCGATCCCCGGGACGCAGCGCGCGCCCTGGAGCTTCGGGAAGCGGCCGGAGGTGGACCGGACTTTGAGATCTCCGGGGGGCTTCGTGCAGAAGACCTGGCCAATCCTCTCTACCGGGGCATTGAGTTCGCAAGCCTCGGGGAACTGACCCACCAGATTCACTCCCTGGATCTGGCCCTGGAAGTGGACGAATAG
- the uvrB gene encoding excinuclease ABC subunit UvrB — MPRFKLHAPYPPRGDQPKAIEGLSESVLSGRKYQTLLGVTGSGKTFTMAKVIEKTGLPALVISHNKTLAAQLYGEFRAFFPENAVEFFISYYDYYQPEAFIPASGTYIEKDASVNEEIDRLRMSATSQLLMRDDVIVIASVSAIYGLGNPEEFRRMVLPLRVGDSQGRPSILRKLVDMQYTRNDVNFHRGCFRVHGDLIEIYPSYEDSSYRVELFGDEIESLERVDPLTGKPLEELQEFTLFPAHHFVTGSERMQKAIGEVGKDLEIRLNELRQENLQAEVQRLSNRTRYDMEMMREMGFCPGIENYSRYLDGRKAGERPLCLLDYFPEDYLVFIDESHVTVPQVRGMYNGDRNRKTTLVNHGFRLPSALDNRPLHFGEFESLLPRAVFVSATPSDYELKQSEGAVFEQVIRPTGLLDPEIEIRPSKGQVDDLLAEIRIRAEKKERTLVTTLTKRMSEDLSDYLSQAGLKVAWLHSDIKALERVAILRKLRLGELDVLVGVNLLREGLDLPEVSLVAVLDADSEGFLRSHTSLIQTAGRAARHESGKVILYADRETNSIRLSVEETRRRRELQEDYNRKHGIQPRGIRKSQEDIEAQTRIGERKGDGGQAHRVAARFGHLSVGEKITELEKEMRREAEARRFESAASLRDLIEELKLQLAEDGRQDEGSLV, encoded by the coding sequence TTGCCCCGCTTCAAGTTGCATGCGCCCTATCCCCCGAGAGGGGATCAGCCAAAGGCCATTGAGGGGCTCAGCGAGAGTGTCCTCTCGGGGCGCAAATACCAAACCCTGCTCGGAGTTACCGGAAGCGGCAAGACCTTCACCATGGCGAAGGTCATCGAGAAGACCGGCCTACCGGCTCTCGTCATCAGCCACAACAAGACTCTGGCCGCACAACTCTACGGAGAGTTTCGCGCTTTCTTTCCTGAAAACGCCGTAGAGTTTTTCATCAGCTACTACGACTACTATCAGCCGGAAGCATTCATTCCCGCTTCGGGAACCTATATCGAAAAAGATGCGAGTGTGAATGAGGAGATCGACCGACTCCGCATGAGCGCGACCAGCCAGCTTCTGATGCGTGATGATGTGATCGTGATTGCCAGCGTGAGCGCGATTTACGGGCTTGGTAATCCCGAGGAGTTTCGTCGCATGGTTCTTCCCCTTCGGGTGGGGGACTCGCAGGGCCGGCCGTCCATTCTGCGGAAGCTGGTGGACATGCAGTACACACGCAACGATGTGAACTTTCACCGGGGCTGTTTCCGGGTTCACGGGGATCTCATCGAGATCTACCCGAGCTATGAGGACAGCAGCTATCGAGTGGAGCTTTTCGGTGACGAGATCGAGAGTCTGGAAAGGGTGGATCCCCTGACCGGGAAACCGCTGGAAGAGCTTCAGGAGTTTACGCTTTTTCCTGCGCACCACTTTGTGACCGGCTCGGAGAGAATGCAAAAGGCCATCGGCGAGGTGGGGAAGGATCTGGAGATTCGCCTGAATGAGCTTCGGCAGGAGAACCTGCAGGCGGAAGTTCAGCGACTGAGCAACCGAACCCGCTACGACATGGAGATGATGCGCGAAATGGGATTCTGTCCGGGCATCGAGAACTACTCGCGCTATCTCGACGGTAGAAAGGCGGGAGAGCGCCCGCTCTGCCTTCTCGACTACTTTCCCGAAGACTACCTGGTCTTTATCGACGAGAGCCATGTGACCGTCCCCCAGGTTCGGGGCATGTATAATGGAGATCGCAACCGGAAGACGACGCTGGTAAATCACGGCTTTCGACTGCCCAGTGCTCTTGACAACCGTCCTCTGCACTTCGGGGAGTTTGAATCGCTTCTTCCGCGCGCGGTCTTTGTCAGTGCGACTCCCAGCGACTACGAATTGAAACAGAGTGAGGGAGCGGTCTTTGAACAGGTGATTCGCCCGACCGGACTCCTGGACCCGGAGATTGAGATTCGCCCGAGCAAGGGGCAGGTGGATGATCTTCTTGCGGAGATCCGGATTCGGGCAGAGAAGAAGGAAAGAACGCTGGTCACGACCCTGACCAAGCGGATGTCCGAGGATCTGAGCGACTATCTTTCGCAGGCCGGGCTGAAGGTCGCCTGGCTGCACAGCGACATCAAGGCCCTGGAGCGAGTCGCCATTCTTCGCAAGCTGCGCCTGGGTGAACTGGATGTTCTTGTGGGGGTGAACCTTTTGCGCGAAGGGCTGGATCTGCCGGAGGTTTCCCTGGTAGCGGTTCTCGATGCAGACAGCGAAGGCTTTCTGCGCAGTCACACCAGCCTGATCCAGACCGCCGGTCGTGCGGCGCGTCACGAGTCTGGCAAGGTGATTCTCTATGCGGACCGGGAAACCAATTCCATCCGACTTTCGGTGGAGGAAACCCGTCGCCGGAGAGAACTGCAGGAAGACTATAACCGAAAGCACGGGATACAGCCCCGGGGCATCCGGAAGAGTCAGGAAGACATTGAAGCGCAAACCCGGATAGGGGAGCGCAAGGGAGACGGAGGGCAGGCCCATCGGGTGGCCGCCCGTTTCGGGCATCTTTCCGTCGGGGAGAAAATCACAGAACTGGAGAAGGAAATGCGTCGGGAGGCTGAAGCCCGGCGTTTCGAGTCGGCAGCCAGTTTACGGGACCTGATCGAGGAACTGAAACTGCAACTGGCTGAAGACGGGAGGCAGGATGAAGGATCCCTGGTTTGA
- a CDS encoding helix-turn-helix domain-containing protein — MNPERTIGETLRLAREDKGLSLEEVTESTRIALSVLRDLERDRFSELPGPIYVRNFLRSLSGFLELDYEALLERYREGVRGVSEEVPEQQIWREAPAEITRLRDWKGRTRYLWALLPIALIVLLFLWAPWQGDGQVEPKAELQEQSPPAGIPREEVEARIADRGAVLEEGPAPSVTDRNAKSEGAPVQGDLALHILAKSPSRVLVEVDGERSFYRAFDEAGGLWTLQGVEYFLLSVDGLDALEIRLGDSPLVMPQSPDNRLIEFRVDAARAGGVP, encoded by the coding sequence GTGAATCCGGAACGGACCATTGGAGAGACACTGCGTCTGGCCCGGGAGGACAAGGGTCTGAGTCTCGAAGAAGTGACCGAGTCCACGCGCATTGCCCTTTCCGTTCTCCGTGATCTGGAGCGTGATCGCTTCAGCGAACTCCCCGGCCCCATCTATGTTCGTAACTTTCTGCGATCCCTTTCCGGTTTTCTGGAACTCGACTACGAAGCTCTTCTTGAGCGCTACCGAGAAGGAGTTCGGGGTGTGAGCGAAGAGGTTCCCGAACAGCAGATCTGGAGGGAGGCTCCCGCAGAAATCACCCGCCTTCGCGACTGGAAGGGAAGGACACGCTATCTCTGGGCGCTGCTTCCCATCGCGCTGATCGTGCTTCTCTTTCTCTGGGCTCCCTGGCAGGGAGATGGGCAAGTTGAGCCGAAGGCAGAACTTCAGGAACAGTCCCCGCCTGCCGGCATTCCCCGGGAGGAAGTGGAAGCCAGGATTGCTGACCGTGGTGCTGTTCTGGAGGAGGGGCCTGCACCTTCTGTTACTGACCGGAATGCAAAGTCAGAAGGGGCGCCGGTTCAGGGGGATCTGGCCCTGCACATCCTCGCGAAGTCTCCCTCCCGGGTTCTCGTGGAAGTGGATGGAGAACGCAGCTTCTATCGCGCCTTTGACGAAGCAGGGGGGCTCTGGACACTGCAGGGCGTGGAGTATTTTCTGCTCAGCGTAGACGGTCTTGATGCACTGGAGATTCGTCTTGGCGACAGTCCTCTTGTCATGCCGCAGTCCCCGGACAATCGTCTCATCGAGTTCCGGGTGGATGCTGCCCGGGCCGGGGGAGTTCCCTGA
- a CDS encoding valine--tRNA ligase — protein sequence MSSRPSAPMDKTYDPASVEHRLYEAWEKEGHFRPQKDEKGRDPYVIVIPPPNVTGILHMGHVLNNTLQDILIRWKRMQGFETLWVPGSDHAGIATQNVVAKKLREAGQDPREMGREAFLEKAWEWKDEYQSRIMGQLRRLGCSLDWERERFTLDEGLSRAVQKVFIDLYNEGLVYKGQYIVNWDPLYGTALSDEEVEFREVEGKLWHFRYPMEEGDGYLVVATTRPETMLGDTAVAMNPSDESKAAYRGKHCRLPIMDRIIPLIEDDFVDPEFGTGFVKVTPAHDPNDFDMGERHDLERIVVIGPDGSMNANAGRFEGMDRKEAREAIVEEMQSLGLVEKIEDYTHSVGHGDRSGVPIEPYLSEQWFVKMKPLAEKAIEVVKSGEVTLTPPRWEKTYMHWMENIRDWCISRQLWWGHRIPVWTCSNTGETKACIDSPGDCWVQEQDVLDTWFSSWLWPFSVHDWPEDNETLRKYYPSNDLITAPEILFFWVARMIMAGLRFADGIPFDRVFLHGIIRDKKGRKMSKSLGNSPDPLVLFDEYGVDAVRFSMTMLTPWGGDLHFENSQMEMGRNFANKLWNASRYVIGQLEEALASRSGEARDARETWMSEDWTNPGSLGEPAPEDRWILSRLARTQAEVNRDLEAFRFNDAARKLYDFLWKEYCDWYLELTKPRVYGEDEEAKRAALLTAGAVLQSTLRLLHPIAPYVTEALWERFPETEGRVITAAWPDLPDSFLDEKAEVELAYWMELIQAIRNLRAEARLKPGQRIHMIFRTESRQKDVEACRIFLESLAKVESFEFQPLGEEKPSPASSAFLEGLEIWLPLEGLVDLEEEAARLRKELGRAEGSLTGLEKKLSSEGFLAKAPEEVVADVREKAGLAKEQVEKLLASLASLGGDA from the coding sequence ATGAGTAGTCGCCCGAGCGCGCCGATGGACAAAACCTACGATCCCGCTTCCGTGGAACACCGCCTCTACGAGGCCTGGGAGAAGGAAGGTCACTTCCGTCCCCAGAAGGATGAGAAGGGGCGGGATCCCTACGTCATCGTGATCCCGCCACCCAATGTAACGGGCATCCTGCACATGGGTCATGTCCTCAACAACACCCTTCAGGACATCCTCATTCGCTGGAAGCGCATGCAAGGTTTCGAGACCCTCTGGGTTCCGGGAAGCGACCACGCGGGCATTGCCACGCAGAATGTTGTTGCCAAGAAACTGCGCGAGGCCGGGCAGGATCCCCGGGAAATGGGTCGCGAGGCCTTTTTGGAAAAAGCCTGGGAGTGGAAGGACGAATACCAGAGCCGCATCATGGGCCAGCTTCGTCGCCTCGGTTGCAGTCTGGACTGGGAGCGCGAGCGCTTTACCCTGGACGAAGGTCTCAGTCGCGCAGTGCAGAAGGTCTTTATCGACCTTTACAATGAAGGGCTCGTCTACAAGGGACAGTACATCGTCAACTGGGATCCTCTATACGGCACGGCCCTGAGTGACGAGGAAGTCGAGTTCCGCGAAGTGGAGGGCAAGCTCTGGCACTTCCGTTACCCGATGGAAGAGGGCGATGGCTATCTCGTGGTTGCGACCACGAGGCCGGAGACAATGCTCGGTGATACGGCCGTGGCCATGAATCCCTCCGACGAGAGCAAGGCCGCCTACCGTGGCAAACATTGCCGTCTTCCCATCATGGACCGGATCATTCCCCTGATCGAAGACGATTTCGTGGATCCCGAGTTCGGCACGGGCTTTGTGAAAGTCACGCCGGCTCATGATCCCAATGACTTCGACATGGGCGAGCGGCACGATCTGGAGAGGATCGTCGTCATCGGTCCCGACGGTAGCATGAATGCGAATGCGGGACGCTTCGAGGGCATGGATCGCAAGGAAGCGCGCGAGGCCATCGTCGAGGAGATGCAGTCCCTGGGCCTTGTCGAGAAGATTGAGGACTACACGCACTCGGTCGGTCATGGAGATCGCAGTGGCGTTCCCATCGAACCCTATCTTTCGGAACAGTGGTTCGTGAAGATGAAGCCTCTGGCCGAGAAGGCCATCGAGGTTGTAAAGTCCGGTGAGGTCACGCTGACACCGCCTCGCTGGGAAAAGACCTATATGCACTGGATGGAGAACATCCGCGACTGGTGCATCAGCCGACAGCTCTGGTGGGGGCATCGAATCCCCGTCTGGACCTGCAGCAATACCGGCGAGACGAAAGCCTGCATCGATTCCCCCGGAGACTGCTGGGTGCAGGAACAGGATGTTCTCGACACCTGGTTCTCCAGTTGGCTCTGGCCCTTCAGTGTCCATGATTGGCCGGAGGATAACGAGACTCTCAGGAAATACTATCCGAGCAATGACCTCATCACCGCTCCCGAGATTCTCTTCTTCTGGGTGGCGCGCATGATCATGGCCGGACTGCGTTTCGCCGATGGCATTCCCTTTGACCGCGTCTTTCTGCACGGGATCATCCGTGACAAGAAGGGTCGCAAGATGAGCAAGAGCCTGGGCAACAGCCCCGACCCGCTGGTGCTTTTTGACGAGTACGGGGTCGATGCCGTTCGCTTCTCGATGACCATGCTCACTCCCTGGGGTGGTGATCTCCACTTTGAAAACAGCCAGATGGAAATGGGCCGTAACTTTGCCAACAAGCTCTGGAATGCGAGTCGCTATGTGATCGGGCAGTTGGAGGAAGCGCTGGCAAGCCGCTCCGGTGAGGCCAGAGATGCGCGGGAAACCTGGATGTCAGAGGACTGGACAAATCCCGGTTCTCTGGGTGAACCCGCTCCGGAGGATCGCTGGATTCTCAGCCGTCTGGCCCGCACTCAGGCGGAGGTGAACCGCGACCTGGAAGCCTTCCGCTTCAATGATGCGGCTCGCAAGCTTTACGATTTCCTCTGGAAAGAATACTGCGACTGGTATCTGGAACTGACCAAGCCCCGCGTTTATGGCGAGGATGAAGAGGCAAAGCGCGCCGCCTTGCTTACGGCTGGGGCCGTCCTGCAGTCCACGCTTCGTCTTCTGCATCCCATTGCGCCCTATGTGACCGAGGCCCTCTGGGAGCGCTTCCCGGAGACTGAGGGGCGCGTGATCACGGCGGCCTGGCCGGACCTGCCGGACTCCTTCCTGGACGAGAAGGCAGAAGTGGAACTGGCGTACTGGATGGAACTCATTCAGGCCATTCGCAATTTAAGAGCCGAAGCGAGGCTCAAGCCAGGACAGCGGATCCACATGATCTTCCGAACCGAAAGTCGTCAGAAGGATGTCGAGGCCTGTCGCATTTTCCTGGAGAGCCTGGCAAAGGTGGAGAGCTTCGAGTTCCAGCCCCTCGGCGAGGAAAAGCCCAGTCCCGCTTCCAGCGCATTTCTGGAAGGGCTGGAAATCTGGCTGCCTCTGGAAGGGCTCGTGGATCTGGAAGAAGAGGCCGCACGACTTCGCAAGGAACTCGGGCGAGCAGAAGGCTCCCTGACAGGTTTGGAAAAGAAACTGTCCAGTGAGGGCTTTCTTGCCAAGGCTCCCGAAGAGGTGGTGGCCGATGTGCGGGAAAAGGCAGGGCTCGCAAAAGAGCAGGTCGAAAAACTTCTTGCAAGTCTCGCAAGTCTGGGAGGAGATGCGTGA
- a CDS encoding undecaprenyl-diphosphate phosphatase translates to MNLWQSILLGLIQGLTEFLPVSSSGHLTLFGAFLGVSRGGGDPYRFFVVMTHFGTLMAILIYYRRDLWGLLVSLFRSLPRLSRPREEDRPRLRLIGILALATLPAVLAGLLLDDWIAGLFEKPLPAAVFLSVTGLILLSSRWTSARASGEAGYRSGFLVGLAQALAILPGISRSGSTIAMGLAMGIRREEAARFAFLLAVPVLFGAALFDSLKIESLAMVDWPVILAGTFTAFVSGYLALIWLIRLLQRESFWKFSWYCWGASLVALGMILLG, encoded by the coding sequence ATGAACCTCTGGCAGAGTATTCTCCTCGGCCTGATTCAGGGCCTCACCGAATTCCTTCCCGTCAGTTCCAGTGGCCATCTGACCCTCTTCGGAGCTTTTCTCGGAGTCTCCAGGGGCGGGGGCGATCCCTATCGCTTCTTTGTCGTCATGACTCACTTCGGTACTTTGATGGCGATTCTGATTTACTATCGAAGGGATCTTTGGGGACTTCTTGTTTCCCTCTTTCGGAGCCTGCCCCGCCTGTCCCGCCCACGGGAGGAAGATCGCCCGCGCCTTCGCCTGATTGGTATTCTCGCGCTCGCGACTCTTCCCGCAGTGCTGGCCGGACTGCTTCTGGATGACTGGATTGCCGGTCTTTTCGAAAAACCCCTCCCCGCAGCTGTGTTTCTTTCGGTCACCGGTCTGATCCTCTTGAGCAGTCGCTGGACCAGTGCCCGTGCTTCTGGAGAAGCAGGTTACCGAAGCGGTTTTCTGGTGGGGCTGGCTCAGGCACTGGCCATCCTCCCCGGGATCAGTCGAAGCGGCTCGACGATTGCCATGGGACTGGCCATGGGCATCCGCAGGGAGGAAGCCGCCCGTTTTGCCTTTCTTCTGGCCGTTCCCGTTCTCTTCGGTGCGGCGCTCTTTGACTCCCTGAAGATCGAATCCCTGGCCATGGTGGATTGGCCCGTGATCCTTGCGGGGACTTTCACGGCCTTTGTCTCCGGCTACCTGGCCCTGATCTGGCTGATTCGCCTCCTCCAGCGCGAGAGCTTCTGGAAGTTCTCCTGGTATTGCTGGGGGGCGAGCCTTGTGGCTTTGGGGATGATCCTTCTGGGCTGA
- a CDS encoding tetratricopeptide repeat protein has translation MTILPEFSRKDPMAWFSRFSLLPKRKQLVSQWLEQGSGMGELGGWLASELSGGRMGPLESFFEDLPPMSRIPLESFPELLDLACKGRFIPEGIRLTEAWMERAPESVAPVNQAARLHSLAGRHEQAHELHRYALGRDPEEPETHYQLGCTLLREERMEEAKASFEQALALDPRLGKAYTNLGFVLDRKGDREGAIRQFKRAIQLDPRNANGHYNLGALYGEQGEFDLAIELFLKALELDPTSLEGRLNLGLALFNSGRHNEAIREFEMVLRHHAENGEAWFFLGVSLSRIGSHERAFSAFQKSRRLYPDDTRVLYHLGLCHVNRNEYVKALPCLLEVREADPENARNHYYLGIVYDKLGDRGQAEESYRRAESLGMSLQSRSAGA, from the coding sequence GTGACTATTCTGCCTGAGTTCTCCCGAAAGGATCCCATGGCCTGGTTCTCCCGATTCAGCTTGTTACCCAAAAGAAAGCAGCTCGTGTCCCAGTGGCTGGAGCAGGGTAGCGGCATGGGAGAACTCGGGGGCTGGCTTGCTTCGGAACTGAGCGGGGGGCGTATGGGCCCTCTGGAGAGCTTCTTTGAGGATCTTCCCCCGATGAGCCGCATTCCTCTGGAGAGCTTTCCCGAACTACTCGATCTTGCCTGCAAGGGCCGGTTTATTCCCGAAGGCATTCGCCTTACCGAGGCCTGGATGGAGCGCGCTCCCGAGTCCGTGGCTCCGGTGAATCAGGCGGCAAGACTTCACTCCCTGGCAGGGCGCCATGAACAGGCGCACGAACTGCATCGCTACGCTCTGGGGCGTGATCCCGAGGAGCCGGAAACCCATTACCAGCTTGGTTGCACCCTGCTTCGGGAGGAGCGGATGGAGGAAGCCAAGGCTTCTTTCGAACAGGCGTTGGCTCTGGATCCCCGGCTGGGCAAGGCCTACACGAATCTCGGTTTCGTTCTGGATCGCAAGGGAGATCGCGAAGGGGCGATCCGCCAGTTCAAGCGGGCCATCCAGCTGGATCCGCGCAATGCGAACGGGCACTACAATCTGGGCGCTCTCTATGGAGAACAGGGGGAGTTCGACCTTGCCATTGAACTTTTCCTCAAGGCTCTGGAACTGGATCCGACCAGCCTGGAGGGTCGTTTGAATCTGGGGCTCGCGCTCTTCAATTCCGGTCGGCACAATGAGGCGATCCGCGAGTTCGAGATGGTTCTTCGCCATCATGCCGAGAACGGCGAGGCCTGGTTCTTTCTCGGGGTCAGTCTTTCGAGAATCGGATCCCATGAGCGCGCCTTCTCGGCCTTCCAGAAGTCCCGCAGACTCTATCCCGATGACACCCGCGTTCTCTATCACCTCGGTCTCTGCCATGTGAACCGGAACGAGTATGTGAAGGCTCTTCCCTGTCTTCTGGAAGTTCGGGAAGCCGATCCCGAAAATGCCCGCAATCACTACTACCTGGGAATCGTCTACGACAAGCTGGGGGACCGGGGGCAGGCGGAAGAATCCTATCGCCGTGCGGAGAGTCTCGGCATGAGCTTGCAGAGCCGTTCGGCCGGGGCCTGA
- a CDS encoding ATP-binding protein — MKSSQRENHSSELASGGPRFRIDPELTGKVRFSLEFCIPSELRMVGPVVGYFSRLARGHAFKSAVWAEAMPLAVDEALSNAIRHGNAEDPAREVHISAEMDAGGLEIVVEDQGPGFDPEALPDPSSEEGKLRANGRGVFLMKELCDRVIYEEDGRRVRLYFKRN; from the coding sequence ATGAAGTCCTCGCAAAGGGAAAACCACTCTTCTGAACTGGCTTCAGGAGGACCCCGTTTCCGGATCGACCCGGAACTGACGGGGAAGGTGCGCTTCTCCCTGGAGTTTTGCATCCCCAGCGAACTGCGGATGGTCGGTCCGGTGGTGGGCTATTTCTCCCGCCTTGCCCGCGGTCATGCCTTCAAGTCGGCTGTCTGGGCCGAGGCCATGCCGCTGGCCGTGGACGAAGCACTCAGCAATGCCATCCGTCACGGTAATGCAGAGGACCCCGCCCGGGAAGTTCACATTTCCGCAGAAATGGATGCCGGAGGTCTGGAGATTGTGGTGGAAGATCAGGGTCCGGGATTCGATCCGGAGGCCCTGCCCGACCCGAGCAGCGAGGAAGGCAAGCTCCGTGCAAACGGGCGCGGAGTCTTCCTGATGAAAGAACTCTGCGATCGAGTGATTTATGAGGAGGATGGCCGCAGGGTGCGGCTCTACTTCAAGAGGAACTAG